In Actinomycetota bacterium, the sequence CCACCATCTTCGCCGTCGTCTACGTGCCGTTCATGGCCGCCCACCTGTCGCTGGTCGTCGGCCGGGCCGACCACTACGTCGGGGCCCTGATCGGCTACGCCGTCCTGGTGGTCGTCTACGACACCGCCGCCTACGCCACCGGGGCCACCCTCGGCCGCCACCCGATCGCCCCTCAGGTCTCGCCCAACAAGTCCTGGGAGGGGGCGATCGGGGCGTCGGTCGCCTGCCTGGCCGCGGGCGCCTTCCTGCTGCCGCTGTGGGAGCCGTGGACGCTCGCCTCCGGCCTGGTCCTGGCCGGGGCCACCTGCGTGGTCGCGCCGCTCGGGGACCTGTCGGAGTCGATGCTCAAGCGCGACCTGGCCGTCAAGGACATG encodes:
- a CDS encoding phosphatidate cytidylyltransferase, encoding VLAMGALLVVGAYLEGPSALSFGLLVTILAAFGWYLVDRGRTEVTRNVAATIFAVVYVPFMAAHLSLVVGRADHYVGALIGYAVLVVVYDTAAYATGATLGRHPIAPQVSPNKSWEGAIGASVACLAAGAFLLPLWEPWTLASGLVLAGATCVVAPLGDLSESMLKRDLAVKDMGSILPGHGGVLDRVDALLFMAPVLYYVLAAFDVIRSP